The Klebsiella aerogenes KCTC 2190 region CGCAGATTTTCGCCGAGACCAATAAAAATGATGTCCCGATGAAAGGTCTGATTATTTCTGGCGTGCTGATGAGTCTGGTGCTGTTACTGACGGCTTCCCCCGATCTCGCCAAACAGTTCCAGGTGGTGATTCTGATGTCGGTATTTGCCTCCCTGCTGCCTTATATGTATGCCATTATCGCGCTACCTATCATCATGGTATCTAAAAAGCTCAACCGTGGACGTGGTTTTATGTTTTATTGCGTCCTGACTGTCATCGGTATGATTTACAGTATATTCGCCCTGCTCGGTTCAGGTACCGATTCCATTTTCTGGGGCACAATTATGATGATGGTAACCATTCCTCTGTTTTCTTTTGTCGCGGCCGGACGTAATAAAAAAGGCCAGGATATTCTTTACCTTCAAAAATAATATTTTATTCACCAACATAAATATGGAGATTCATATGTCTTTATCTATTGCCGATCAAAATAAACTCGATGCATTTTGGTCATACTGTGTAAAAAATCGCTACTTTAATATTGGCTACCCTGAATCTGCTGATTTTGATTACACCATGCTGGAGCGTTTTCTGCGTTTCTCAATTAATAACTGTGGTGACTGGGGGGAGTACTGTAACTATTTACTCAACTCTTTCGACTTTGAAAAAGAAGTCATGGAGTATTTCTCCGGCATATTCAAAATCCCCTTTGCGGAAAGCTGGGGCTATGTCACCAACGGTGGCACAGAAAGTAATATGTTTGGTTGCTATCTGGGAAGAGAACTGTTCCCGGAAGGCACGCTCTACTATTCAAAAGATACTCACTATTCCGTCGCCAAAATCGTCAAACTGCTGCGTATCAAATCGCAACTGGTGGAATCTCAGCCAGACGGAGAAATGGATTATGACGATTTGATCAATAAAATCAGGACCTCAGGCGAACGCCATCCCATCATTTTCGCCAATATTGGCACAACGGTACGCGGCGCTGTTGATAATATCGCTGAGATACAGAAACGTATCGCTGCGCTGGGGATCCCACGTGAAGATTATTATCTACACGCGGATGCCGCGCTAAGCGGCATGATCTTGCCTTTCGTGGAGGATCCACAACCGTTTACCTTCGCGGATGGTATCGATTCGATTGGCGTTTCCGGACACAAAATGATCGGCTCCCCGATTCCATGCGGCATTGTGGTAGCCAAGAAAGCCAACGTCGACCGTATCAGCGTAGAGATCGACTACATCTCCGCCCACGATAAAACGATTTCAGGGTCACGCAACGGTCATACCCCTTTGATGATGTGGGCCGCCGTTCGCAGCCATACCGATGCCGAATGGCATCGCCGCATTGGTCACAGCCTCAACATGGCGAAATACGCCGTGGATCGCTTTAAAGCAGCAGGTATTGACGCGCTGTGCCACAAAAACTCCATCACGGTGGTCTTTCCGAAGCCTTCTGAATGGGTATGGAAGAAACACTGCCTGGCAACGTCCGGCAACGTAGCCCATCTGATCACCACCGCTCACCACCTGGACAGTTCCCGGATTGATGCGCTGATCGATGACGTGATTGCCGACCTGGCGCAACGGGCGGCATAAGAGTGAGCAGCGGCAAACTGCCGCTGCCCGCTGGACAATCTGGTGGGTTGCAGCGCCAACCGGAACCCGCCAGACCTGCACAGTATATGGGAATTTCGCATCAGGAGTCATAAACGATGAGTGCAAAGTTAAAAGCCATACGTGGTATGCGCGACGTACTGCCCGCCGAAACGCCAATCTGGCAGTGGCTTGAAAATAAATTCCGGCGTCTGACCTACCGTTATGGTTACCAGGAGATCCGCTTACCCCTGCTGGAACCGGTCGCCTTATTCGAACGTGCTGTTGGCGAAGCCACAGATATCGTTGCCAAAGAAATGTACAACTTTACGGATAAAAGCGGCGAACAGATTACGCTGCGACCCGAGGGGACCAGCGGCTGTATGCGTGCGGTACTGGAAAATAATCTGTGTTACAACAAAACCCAGCGCCTGTGGTATCAGGGCCCGATGTTTCGCTATGAACGCCCGCAGAAGGGACGGCTGCGTCAGTTCACGCAGTTCGGTGCTGAAGCCTTCGGCATGGCCGGGCCGGACGTCGATGCTGAAATGATTTTTATGGTCCGTGATTTGTTCCAGGAGCTGGGCCTGACCCCGCATGTCAGGCTGGAAATTAATTCTCTGGGCACGCCGGATGAACGGCGGGCCCATAAAGCCGCCCTTGTTGACTGGTTTAATGCTCATCGTGAGCAACTGGATGAAGATAGCCTCAAACGGCTGGAAACCAACCCATTACGCATCCTCGACAGCAAAAATCCGACCATGCAACCTATGCTGGAACAGGCGCCGCGATTGCTGGATTACCTGTCCGAAGAGTCCCGTCACCATTTTTCGCTGCTCTGCGAACTGCTTGATAAGGCCGACATCCCCTATACCATCAATCCGCGTCTGGTGCGCGGGCTGGATTACTACACCCGCACCGTGTTTGAGTGGGTGACTGATGAACTGGGCTCGCAGGGTACTGTCTGTGGTGGTGGCCGTTACGACGGCCTGGCGGAGTTATTCAATCCGAAGGCGTTGCCAGCCTGCGGTTTTGCCATCGGTATCGAACGCCTGCTGTTACTCATTCAGACCGTCAGCCAGAAAGATAATCCGTTGTGGCATTTTCACCCTGACGTGGTCATTACCAGTGAATGTCAGGATGATGGCCTGCGGGCCCAGATGCTGGCGGAGCTACTGCGCCAACGTATTGAAAAGTTAAGCGTGATGGTGGATTGCAGCGGCAACAAACTTAAACGCCAGCATCAGACCGCCCTGCAAAGTCAGTGTCGCGCGATAATCACGCTGAATACCGACAATGAGATACGGCTGTGGGACCTCGCCAGCTCCCGTCAAATGACGCTCGAAGAGAAAGCGCTCATTGACTGGCTGCAACAGCACTGCCAGTAAACACGTCCAGATTGGGTACCGTGCGGCAGGACGGTACTCGTCCCGGCGCTAATCCCGCCTTCAGCATTTCACCCTGACACACAGCGAGATCCTTAAGCAGAGAACCGTGGACATGCCGAGAAAAAACAGATTATTTATTCCGGGGATGCCGCATATGGCGCAGCTTCGCGGGCATAATGGCGAGGAGTTATTCCGCCACGAGGAGGATTACTCGGCCTTCGAACGGTGTATGCAAGACGCGGCGCAACGTTACGCCGTGTCTATTCATAGTTGGTCACTTGCCGTCCCACGTATCCTGCTGCTGGTCAGCGCTCCGGATAAACAGGCGCTGAGCCGTTTTATTCAGCATATCGGACGCAGCTATGTGCCTTATTACAATCGTCGTTACCAACGGCATGGCGCATTGTGGGACAGCCGCTACTTATGCAGTCCCCTGGAACCTGAAACCTATTTCCTGGCCGTGAAGCGCTTTATTGAATGTGACGAGGACGGGAGCCCGGGGTGCCATAGTCACGGTAATCAGCCTTCAGGTTTGATAGTCCCCCATCCTGTCTGGCTCAAGCTCGGTGAGAATGAGCAACAGCGACAGGCCCACTTCCAGGAATTCTGCCGGCAACCGGTAAATCGGGCGCTGGTGACCAGGATTCGCCATGCGTTGGCGCAAAATTGCCTGCTCGCCTCGCCAGCATTGAGCCAGCAACTTGAAGCCCAGATGGAAAGGCCGCTGCGGGCACGACATTGCGGCCGCCCGCGTAAATATGAATCCTCTCCATCAGAACAGTGGACCTGGCTGGAACTTCAGGCTGAACAGTTTCTGCGCCAGCATGGCTATCAACAAATCAGGTTACCCTTACTTGAACATACATCGCTATTCGCCCCAGGCGGCCCGGTGATGGCCGACAAGGGAAAATTACGTGGCGATGGGACAACCGGATGTCTGCGCCTGATGGCCGATAACCCTCATACCGCAGTAATGAGCCGGATTTGGTATTCGGGCGCCATGTTCCGTCAACGCTCCCTGGATGGAGATATCCGGCAAAATCATCAAATTGGCGTCGAAGCCTTCGGCATGCCGGGCGTTGATATCGAACTTGAGCATCTGGTTATGCAGGCGGTTTTCTTCAGGCGTATTGGCCTCGGTGAAATGGCGGAACTGCATATTAATATGCTGGGTGACGAGGCCTCGTTGGCGGCTTTCCGCCGGGCGTTGCGCGATTACTATCAGCCCATCTCGCGTTTGCTGAACCCGGAGCAGCAGCACTGGCTGGAGAAACATCCGGAGTGGTTGATCCATCATGAGGATATCCTTCTTCAGCGTCTTGCTCCTGCGGCGCCCTGCCTGGCGGATTTTATTACCGTTGACTCCCGTCATCGGTTCCAGCGCCTTCAGCATGCCCTGACCCAAGCCGGTATTGCCTGGCAGTACGATCCTGCGCTGTTTCCCGCCAATGACTATTGTCAGCTGGTCTTTGAATGGCGCAGCATCGCCATGGAGCGCGAGTTAATCATCAGCCGCGGCGGCCGATACGACGCCTGCGCCAGCCGTATTGCTGAAAAACCGGTTTCCGCCTGCGGTTTTGCATTCATGATGGAGCCGATTGTCACTCTGCTCGGTTATCGTCCCCAACCCGCCAGAGCACATCCGCCGACCGACATTGTGATTATTGCAGGCCAGCCCCGTGTGGCTGCTAAGGCAATGCTGCTCGGACGTAGCCTGCGTCAGCAATTTCCCTATTTAAGCATCATCAACGACTGCTCCCCCCAACGAATCAGCACTCGCTATAAAAATTCCAGACGTCTGGGGGCAAGATTTATCCTTGAAATCGAAGGCGACGGAGAAACGATCATCCTCTCTGATTCACGGGACCATCGTTTTAAGATTTGCACGCTTGATAACATCACCGATCGGCTCGCGCAGGTCGTTCTGTCTCAGTGATGGGCGCTGGTCTATAAGAGGATTTGCTTATCTCACTCCATTATTTGATTAAAAGGACGTCGTGCATCCTGCAGCCATGGAATACGCCTATCGTTCGGGTATAACAGACAAAAGCGCGTCGCCAGACGATGCGCCTCGGCCAGGTCCCTCTGCTGCAACGCCAGCAAGATCTGCGTGAAGGAGACATTCGGGTCCGGTTGAACACGCACATAGTCAGGCGCCCAGCGGCGAACGGCTGCCAGCCAACGCTCATCACGGGTATGTTGATATCGTTGTAGATACCCCATCTGGACATCAAACCGGTAGCGAGTGGCAAGCAGCCAGCCTCCCACAGGGAGAGATTCGGCCAGACGCCACTGCGTCGATTGTCGCTCCGCCAGCGTCAGTTGCTGTTGTGTCTGCAGCGTGAGAAACAACAATGGAGTGATGACAGCAACCGCGATCGATGCCACGGCACGCAACAGCGACGCCAGGGTGAACGGCAGCCGGGCCCCTTTTCGCCGGCAGTCTGCGCAACGAAGCAACAAAATCAGCAGTAACCAGTGTGGCGTTGACTGCCTGACGGGGTATTCCGTCAACATATGGATAACCACGGGTAGCGCCGCCACCAGGCAGGCGCGATGCCAGCGATTGCCGTATAGCCAGAGCCATAAACCACTTGCCATAAAACAAAGCGCTCCTACCAGCCCAACCAGCCCGCCTTCCACCAGCCACAGCGCCAGTTCGTTATGCGGATGCGAGATGCTGCTCAGCCCCAACGGCCCCGCGCGTTCAAGAAACACGGCGGCGAAACTGCCCACGCCCCATCCTGTCCACGGACGTTCGGCAAATAATGCCAGCGATGCTTTCAACACCGTCCAGCGCACCTGAGAGGTCGTCAGGTGATTAACCGTCACCACCGACAAGAAATGGCGGGCAAGCGCGCCCGCAATCATGCCTATCGCCAGCGGCAGCAGGAGTAACAGCAGCGTACGGCGCTGCGCAGGAAAAACAGCCAGCAGCAAGGCCTCGCCTACCGCCACAGACAGGTAACCGGTTTGCGACTGAGACTCATGCAGAACAAATCCCATTATCACCAGAGCAATCGCGATGATAATTCGATATCCGCCACGTAGCCGTAAATAGAGCAATGCTGACAGCAGCACGCCACACGCCGTGAAGCTGGCCATCAGATTAACCTGCTGAAAAATACCGTAGGGGCGCGTACCGCGCCGCCAGGCAAACTCCCAGTAATTCACTCCCGGCCAATGCCAGTATTGATAGGTAAACGCCAGACATTCGAGGACGCACGCGCCCCAGAGCAGAGCCAACAGTAGTGTCAGCGTGTTTGTCGTAAGCGGAATTTGCAACGTCGCCAAATAGACGAGCACGCCTCCTGACAACGCCCCCGCCACCAGCAGCGCCTCGGACCGCCAAATCTCAGGCGTCAATAGACAAAGCAGCGTCAGAATGAGCGCGCCCATCGTAAACCCCGCGGCGGGTATAGTTATCCGCCAGCGTTGACGAGGTACCAGCATCAATGCGCTAGCTGCCAGCACAACGGCATAAATCCAGGCCGTTATATTTAGCGGCAACGACAAACCGCTACCCCCGTTATTCGGCCAGTAGAGATGCATTGCCCCACCCCAGAAAAACAGACTGACAACCAGCAATAATTTCTGCGCCGGCAGCGGCGCAATACGATGCAATGCGTTCATCATGCTATTGGTAGTTCAGCGTCCAGGTCCCGCTGGCGCTGAAGGGGCCGTATTCGAGAGTCTGATTTTTTAACGCCGACGGTTCCGCCGCGACCCATGCCAAAAAGTTCAGCGTCATCGAGCCTTCAGTAATCTCTTTGACTGACGTGCTTTCATCAAGGCGAATTGCCGTACCATCCTCTTCGCTCATTCCGATGCCGATTCCGGAGGCGCCTTGTTCACTGCTATCCAGCGCCAGATGATCCGCCAGCTCCGCATCTTCACTTCCGCTGAAAGTGACCGAGATCCCGCGAAAAACCTCCGGGTTGCAGTCGCGTAACTCAATGCTGAATTTTTTCGGCTTACTGCGCCCCGAGAGATAGAGATCCTGGGTCGCGATTTGCCCGAAATCGACCTCGATTTTGTCGCCTCCTGGCGCAAGGCTGCAGGCCAGCGCTCGAATGGTGCCGTGAAAATACATATCGCCGCCGACCAGCTTAGTGTCGGCCTGCGCCAAGCCGCCAAGCAGTAGCGCGCTGGTGGCGATTAACAGCGTAAATCTCATGGCATCCCCCTACTGAAACTGCGCGACAACGGTGGCGGAGGCTTCAAACTCACCTTCTTTGACGCTTCCCACGCCCGGTTTGGCCACCGGCGCGGCGGTAAGATTCCAGTCGCCCTGATTCTGGTAAAAACCCTTCACGTTGTAGAACTGATTGGGCACGACGGTGCCGCCGCTCGCGTCTTTAATCACAATGCCGAGATCGTCGCGTTTTTGGCCGCCGCTTAGCGTGCCGAGGAGATGATCGTTAAATCCCGCCGTGCCTGACGCCGTGGTAGTTTGTACGCCAAGATTAATGTTCAACGCGCCCTGATCGAAGCTCCCCCCCTCGCAGACCACATGAATGGGGATCGACTTGCTGTAGTTGGTGCCGTTGAGCCGGGCGGCGGAGCCTGGCAGATCGCCAAATTCAATGCTGATTTTGTCTCCGCGATTAAAGATGCATTTGTCCGGCACGGTAATGAGCCCGGATTTAATGACCACACGGGAAATTGGCGTTGTCGGCGTAGGGCCAGCGCTGCCCAGACGTCCAGCAACCTCCACCAGCGACTGAGAAGTGATATTGATGCCGTTAATAATGGGTTTAGTGACAATAAACGTCACTTTCCCTTTAGAGCCACTTTCAATGTTAGTGGCTCGCTCGTAGCCTTTGCGCTTTTTGCAGTTATGGTCGTTGTAGCGATTCGAAAAGTTGGTGAACGGCGCCTGAACGTAGTCGTTATACCGCCCGGCGACCCATACCTTCACTTCCACATCCAGGTAATCATTCAGACGAAAACGGTTCGCTCCCTGATTAGAGGGCGGCATGGTGGTCGTGGTGGTGTAGTAAATCGGCTGGCGCGAGATGTCGGCCTGCTCACAATGAAAATCCACGACATACCAACTGCCTAAATTCCAGGTGAACGGATCCGTTCTGCCGCCCTCGTGGTTTTTGCTGACATCCAGTGAGTTCAGTTCAATATCGTACTGATGCGGCGATCCGCCCTGAGGTTCTCCCTCACCGAGAGTAAATGCCTGCCCGGCCAGCGGACAGCCAGCCAGGACGACCCACAGCAGCGCTTTGTGCAATACGCTCATAGATACTCCAGCTTAAGTCTGACCAGACCGTTAAATTCGCCAGCGGTCACCTCCTGCCCAAAAGATTCCAGCGCGGCAAGAAAGTGAATCGCGTTATCGCCCGGCTTGAGGATCCACATGCGTTGCGGTTGATTCAGGTGGATCAACTGGTTGCGTTCGGTCAGTAGCCGAATGCCCGCGCCGCGCACATCGCCGCGAATCCGCCCAAGATCGCTGTTTTCCGGCGCGCTTTCGGCCATCAGTGTCATCGAAACGCCACGCTCCACCGTACTGTGCGACAGCTCAGGGAGCTCGCTGGTCTGCCCAGGGAAGTCCTTTAACGTGTGCCCGGAGCCTTTTAAGCAGCCATTCAGGTGCAGCGTCACCAATACCGGATCGCTGCGATCGCCGCTCTGGCGAAAGCGGCTGGCGGAAATATCACCGAGATCGATGGTCTGATCGCGTGAAGCCATATCCAGCACGCACGGCGAAACGAATACCCGACCGTGAAAGCGGACGTTGCCATACTCGCCGGAAACGTTGCTCATATCATGGCGGCCGCTTGTGGCCTGAACCGAGCAGGCCATGCCTGCCATCAGCAGAGCGCAAAGCATCTTTTTCATTT contains the following coding sequences:
- a CDS encoding histidine decarboxylase, yielding MSLSIADQNKLDAFWSYCVKNRYFNIGYPESADFDYTMLERFLRFSINNCGDWGEYCNYLLNSFDFEKEVMEYFSGIFKIPFAESWGYVTNGGTESNMFGCYLGRELFPEGTLYYSKDTHYSVAKIVKLLRIKSQLVESQPDGEMDYDDLINKIRTSGERHPIIFANIGTTVRGAVDNIAEIQKRIAALGIPREDYYLHADAALSGMILPFVEDPQPFTFADGIDSIGVSGHKMIGSPIPCGIVVAKKANVDRISVEIDYISAHDKTISGSRNGHTPLMMWAAVRSHTDAEWHRRIGHSLNMAKYAVDRFKAAGIDALCHKNSITVVFPKPSEWVWKKHCLATSGNVAHLITTAHHLDSSRIDALIDDVIADLAQRAA
- the hisS gene encoding histidine--tRNA ligase; amino-acid sequence: MSAKLKAIRGMRDVLPAETPIWQWLENKFRRLTYRYGYQEIRLPLLEPVALFERAVGEATDIVAKEMYNFTDKSGEQITLRPEGTSGCMRAVLENNLCYNKTQRLWYQGPMFRYERPQKGRLRQFTQFGAEAFGMAGPDVDAEMIFMVRDLFQELGLTPHVRLEINSLGTPDERRAHKAALVDWFNAHREQLDEDSLKRLETNPLRILDSKNPTMQPMLEQAPRLLDYLSEESRHHFSLLCELLDKADIPYTINPRLVRGLDYYTRTVFEWVTDELGSQGTVCGGGRYDGLAELFNPKALPACGFAIGIERLLLLIQTVSQKDNPLWHFHPDVVITSECQDDGLRAQMLAELLRQRIEKLSVMVDCSGNKLKRQHQTALQSQCRAIITLNTDNEIRLWDLASSRQMTLEEKALIDWLQQHCQ
- a CDS encoding ATP phosphoribosyltransferase regulatory subunit, with the protein product MAQLRGHNGEELFRHEEDYSAFERCMQDAAQRYAVSIHSWSLAVPRILLLVSAPDKQALSRFIQHIGRSYVPYYNRRYQRHGALWDSRYLCSPLEPETYFLAVKRFIECDEDGSPGCHSHGNQPSGLIVPHPVWLKLGENEQQRQAHFQEFCRQPVNRALVTRIRHALAQNCLLASPALSQQLEAQMERPLRARHCGRPRKYESSPSEQWTWLELQAEQFLRQHGYQQIRLPLLEHTSLFAPGGPVMADKGKLRGDGTTGCLRLMADNPHTAVMSRIWYSGAMFRQRSLDGDIRQNHQIGVEAFGMPGVDIELEHLVMQAVFFRRIGLGEMAELHINMLGDEASLAAFRRALRDYYQPISRLLNPEQQHWLEKHPEWLIHHEDILLQRLAPAAPCLADFITVDSRHRFQRLQHALTQAGIAWQYDPALFPANDYCQLVFEWRSIAMERELIISRGGRYDACASRIAEKPVSACGFAFMMEPIVTLLGYRPQPARAHPPTDIVIIAGQPRVAAKAMLLGRSLRQQFPYLSIINDCSPQRISTRYKNSRRLGARFILEIEGDGETIILSDSRDHRFKICTLDNITDRLAQVVLSQ
- a CDS encoding O-antigen ligase family protein — encoded protein: MMNALHRIAPLPAQKLLLVVSLFFWGGAMHLYWPNNGGSGLSLPLNITAWIYAVVLAASALMLVPRQRWRITIPAAGFTMGALILTLLCLLTPEIWRSEALLVAGALSGGVLVYLATLQIPLTTNTLTLLLALLWGACVLECLAFTYQYWHWPGVNYWEFAWRRGTRPYGIFQQVNLMASFTACGVLLSALLYLRLRGGYRIIIAIALVIMGFVLHESQSQTGYLSVAVGEALLLAVFPAQRRTLLLLLLPLAIGMIAGALARHFLSVVTVNHLTTSQVRWTVLKASLALFAERPWTGWGVGSFAAVFLERAGPLGLSSISHPHNELALWLVEGGLVGLVGALCFMASGLWLWLYGNRWHRACLVAALPVVIHMLTEYPVRQSTPHWLLLILLLRCADCRRKGARLPFTLASLLRAVASIAVAVITPLLFLTLQTQQQLTLAERQSTQWRLAESLPVGGWLLATRYRFDVQMGYLQRYQHTRDERWLAAVRRWAPDYVRVQPDPNVSFTQILLALQQRDLAEAHRLATRFCLLYPNDRRIPWLQDARRPFNQIME
- a CDS encoding fimbrial protein, whose amino-acid sequence is MRFTLLIATSALLLGGLAQADTKLVGGDMYFHGTIRALACSLAPGGDKIEVDFGQIATQDLYLSGRSKPKKFSIELRDCNPEVFRGISVTFSGSEDAELADHLALDSSEQGASGIGIGMSEEDGTAIRLDESTSVKEITEGSMTLNFLAWVAAEPSALKNQTLEYGPFSASGTWTLNYQ
- a CDS encoding fimbrial protein, with protein sequence MSVLHKALLWVVLAGCPLAGQAFTLGEGEPQGGSPHQYDIELNSLDVSKNHEGGRTDPFTWNLGSWYVVDFHCEQADISRQPIYYTTTTTMPPSNQGANRFRLNDYLDVEVKVWVAGRYNDYVQAPFTNFSNRYNDHNCKKRKGYERATNIESGSKGKVTFIVTKPIINGINITSQSLVEVAGRLGSAGPTPTTPISRVVIKSGLITVPDKCIFNRGDKISIEFGDLPGSAARLNGTNYSKSIPIHVVCEGGSFDQGALNINLGVQTTTASGTAGFNDHLLGTLSGGQKRDDLGIVIKDASGGTVVPNQFYNVKGFYQNQGDWNLTAAPVAKPGVGSVKEGEFEASATVVAQFQ
- a CDS encoding fimbrial protein; the protein is MKKMLCALLMAGMACSVQATSGRHDMSNVSGEYGNVRFHGRVFVSPCVLDMASRDQTIDLGDISASRFRQSGDRSDPVLVTLHLNGCLKGSGHTLKDFPGQTSELPELSHSTVERGVSMTLMAESAPENSDLGRIRGDVRGAGIRLLTERNQLIHLNQPQRMWILKPGDNAIHFLAALESFGQEVTAGEFNGLVRLKLEYL